GTTCCGCTATCGACCATTATGTGCTGCTGCCCGAACATTCCGAGAAGCAACCCGGCGACGGTGACGCCGATACTCATCGACAGTTGCATAATCATCGACAACAGGCTGTTCCCGCTGCTGGCTAACTCATCCGGGAGATCTTTTAGGGTCAGGGTGTTCATGGAGGAGAAGCGTGTCGAGTTGACCATGCCCTGAACAAACAGAACCAACGGCAGCAGGTAATACCAGCCAAGCAGGGCGGTGGACATAAACAGCAGGGTCACCACCGATAGCCCAAGCGTGGTGGTCACCAGCACCCGCCGATAGCCAAAACGGTTGACCACCTGCACGACAATGCGTTTCATGCCCATACTGCCGAGCACCATGGGGATCATCATCAGCCCGGCGTGAAACGGGGAGAAGCCAAGGCCGATTTGCAAAAAGACCGGCGTCATGAAGGGCAACATACCGCTGCCGACGCGTCCGGCGAAACTGCCTGACAGCCCCAGCGAGAAGGTCGGCGTACGGAACAGGTGGAGGCTGAACAGTGCCCGTGGATTCCCTCTGGCGTGTTTCAGATAGAGTAAAATGGCCGTCACACCACACACCGCCAGCGCGCCAAGGGTGAATGGCGAAATCCCCATCCCTTTACTACCGTCCAGCGCGATGGTCAGGACCGCCATCCCCGTCGCCAACAGCAGAAAACCCGACAGATCAAAGCGCCGGGTTTGCATGGTGTAATTGGGCATCAGCATTAGCGTGGCGATAGCGCCAATAATACCGACCGGGAGATTGATCAGGAAAATCCAATGCCAGGAGGCATATTCCACGAGGATCCCGCCCAGTGCCGGGCCAAGCAACGGACCAATCTGACCGGGCAGTGTGACAAACGTCATCGCCGCCATGTACTGCTCGCGCGGGACAATCTTCATCACCGTCAGCCTGCCGACCGGCACCATCATGGCACCGCCGACGCCTTGCAACACTCGCGCCATAACCAGCTCATTCAGCGTGCTGGAACCAGCACAAAACAGTGAGCCCAGCGTGAACAGCACGATGGCGGTGAAGAAGATATTCCGCACGCCGATTTTATCCGCCAGCCAACCGCTGGCAGGTAGCATGACCGCCACGGTCAGCACATACGACACCACGACCATGTGCATATGCAGCGGGCTTTCCCCGAGGCTTTTCGCCATCGAGGGAAGCGCGGTGTTGACGATGGTGGTATCCAGCGACTGCATGAAGAAGCCGAAGGCCACAATCCACAGTTGCCAGCGGGTGCTGTTGGGAAGTTCTGTCATGTCTCGGTTATCGGTTTACGGTGTTTACGCGAAAAGCGCAGCCGCAGACGGTCAAAAAAGAGGTACACCACCGGGGTGGTGTAGAGCGTTAACAGCTGGCTCATCACCAGACCGCCGACGATGGTAATCCCCAGCGGTTGGCGCAGTTCAGAGCCGTCGCCCCCCGAAATCACCAGTGGCAGCGCGCCAAACAGCGCCGCCAGCGTGGTCATCATAATCGGACGAAAACGTAACAGGCAGGCCTGGAAAATCGCCTGCTCGGGGGTGAGGTTGCCATGCCTCTGCGCTTCCAGCGCAAAATCGACCATCATGATGGCGTTTTTCTTCACGATGCCAATTAATAGCATGATCCCTATCAGGGCAATCAGGCTGAACGGGGCATCGAAAATCTCCAGCGCCAGCAGCGCGCCCACCCCTGCAGAGGGAAGGGTGGAAAGGATGGTCAGTGGATGAACGTAACTTTCGTACAGCATGCCGAGCACAATATAAACCGTGGCGATCGCGGCAATAATCAGGATCACCTGGGAATTCATCGTTTCCTGGAAGACCTGCGCGGTACCGGCAAAGCTTCCGCGCACGGTAGACGGCACGCCAAGCTGAGTCATTGCCCGTTGAATGGCGTCACTGGCTTCAGACAGTGAGGATCCCGTCGGCAGGTTAAAGGAGACGGTGGACGCTGCCGACAGGCCCTGATGATTCACCGACAGCGGCGCGTTTGCCGGTTGCCATTTGGCAAACCAGGAGAGCGGAATCGCTTTGCCGTCGCTGTTAATCACATACATTTTCTCCAGCGCGCTGATGTCCTTGGTGTAGCGCGGATCGACTTCCATCACCACTTTATACTGGTTCATCGGCTGATAGATGGTGGAGATCTGCCGCTGACCAAAGGCGTTGTTCAACAGGCTGTTAGCCGCTTGTACGTCAATGCCCAGTCGCGACATGGTTTCACGGTCGTAGATGAGATTCATCTCCGCGCCGTTGTCCTGTTGATCGGAATTGACGTCCGCCAGCTGGGGGAGTGCCGCTAAGGCTTTGCGGATCTTCGGTTCCCATTCGCGCAGCGCAGCCAGATCGTCTGACAGCAGCGTATATTGATAGCTGGCGTTGGACTGACGACCACCGACGCGAATATCCTGTACCGCCATCAGGAACAGATTGGCGCCAGGCTCTTTTGCCAGTTTCACCCGCAGGCGGTCGATCACCTGTTGTGCGGTTTCCCGCCGTTCGTCGCGGGGCTTAAGGGTGATGAACATCATCCCGCTGTTAACCCGTGAACCGCCGGTAAATCCGGTGACATTATCCACTGCCGGGTCGTCGCGGATGATCTTCATAAAGTCCTGAAGCTTACCGCGCATCGCCTGGAAAGAGATACTCTGATCGGCCTGAATTCCGCCCATCAGTACGCCGGTATCCTGCTCCGGGAAGAAGGTTTTCGGGATCGAAATATAGAGCCAGATATTCAGCGCAATAGTGCCGAGCAGCACCACGCCGACCAGTCGCGTATGGTTGAGCACCCATTTCAGCGACTTACCGTAACCCTGTTGTAGTGCGACCAGCATGCGGCCAAATCCGCGCAGCCGCTTCTGCTCCCGCGGCTGGCTGGATTTCAGCATCCAGCCGCACATCATCGGGGTAAGCGTGAGCGACACCAGCAATGAAATGCCGATTGCCACCGACAGCGTGACGGCGAATTCTCGCAGTAATCGCCCCGGCAATCCCCCCATCAGCAGTAGCGGCAGGAACACGGCAACCAGCGACAGGCTCATGGACAGCACGGTAAAGCCGACTTCGCGCGTACCCTGAAGTGCTGCCTGCAAGGGTTTCATTCCGGCTTCCAGATGGCGCGAGATATTTTCCAGCACCACGATGGCGTCATCGACCACAAAACCGGTGGCGATGGTCAGCGCCATCAGCGACAGGTTATTGAGGCTGAACCCACACAGATACATCGCGGCAAAGGTGCCAATCAACGAAACCGGAACCGCCACGGCAGGGATCAGCGTGGCGCGTGTGGAGCGCAGGAATAAAAAGACCACCAGAATGACCAGCGCCACAGAAATGATCAGCGTCTGTTCAACTTCTTCCAGTGACGCGCGAATGGTTGGCGAGCGGTCCTGGGCGATTTGCATATCAATCGAGGCCGGGATGGTGGACTGTAATTCCGGGAGTCTGACCCGGATGCTGTCGACCGTCTGGATAATATTGGCTTCCGGCAGTTTACGGATCATCAGCAAAATCGCCGGTTTGGCGTTGGTCATCCCGGCGTTACGCACATCCTGCACTGAGTCCGTCACCGTGGCGACATCGCCCAGTCGCACGGCACCACCATTGTTATAGTGAATAATCAGAGGCTGATATTCCGCCGCCGTTTTGAGTTCGTCATTGGTCTGGATCTGCCAGCGATGCGTGGTATCTTCCAGCGCTCCCTGCGGTTTGCGCACGTTAGCGTTACTGATGGCGGTGCGCACGTCATCCAGCGAGACGCCCTGGTTAAACAGCGCCTGAGGATTCAACCCAACGCGTACCGCGGGCAGCGAGCTGCCGCCCACGTCGACATCGCCGACACCGTCAATTTGCGCAATGGTTTGCGCCAGTTGGGTCGAGGCGAAGTCGTACAGCTCTCCCTGCGAGTAAGTCTCCGAGGTCAGCGTCAGAATCATGATCGGCGCGTCGGACGGGTTGGCCTTGCGATAGGTGGGACGGCTCGGCATTCCGCTTGGCAGCAAACTTTGCGCCGCGTTAATCGCCGCTTGTACATCCCGCGCCGCGCCGTTGATATCGCGATCGAAGTTAAACTGCAGAATGATGCGCGTGCTGCCCAGCGAACTGCTTGAGGTCATCTCACTGACCCCGGCAATGCGCCCCAGCGAACGTTCCAGCGGCGTCGCGACGGATGACGCCATCGTTTCCGGCGAGGCACCCGGCAGCGACGCGCTGACCATGATCACCGGAAAATCAACCTGCGGCAGCGGGGCGACAGGCAACAGTCTAAAGCCCAACACGCCGCACAGGGTGATGGCGAGAGAGATTAAAATCGTCGCTACCGGGCGGTAAATGAAGAGGGCGAAAAACTTCATTTACACCTCCTCTTCGCGGCGAGAGAAGCGGTTTTTCATATACAGCGACAGGCGGTCAAACAGTAGATAAATAACCGGGGTGGTGAAAAGCGTCAGAACCTGGCTGACCAGTAAGCCTCCCACCATGCCGATCCCCAGCGGACGGCGCAGCTCTGCGCCCACGCCAGTACTCAACATCAGCGGCAGTGCGCCCAGCAGCGCCGCCAGTGTGGTCATCAGGATTGGCCGAAAACGCAGCAGACAGGCCTGGAAAATCGCCTCGCGCGGTGCCATCCCCTGTTCGCGCTCAGCGGCAAGGGCAAAGTCGATCATCATGATGGCGTTCTTTTTCACGATGCCGATCAGCAAAATAATGCCGATGATGGCGATCACGCCCAGTTCGCTACCGGCAATCATCAGCGCCAGCAGCGCTCCGACCCCAGCCGTGGGCAGTGTTGAGAGAATGGTGATCGGATGAATAAAGCTTTCATATAGCACGCCGAGCACGATATACATCGCCACTACCGCCGCAACAATCAGCCAGATGGTGCTGCTTAGCGCCGCCTGGAAGGCGAGAGTGCTGCCCTGGAACTGGGTAGTGATATCAACCGGTAGATTAAGCGTTTTTTCGGCATCCAGAATCGACTGGACCGCATCGCCCAACGAATAACCGTCCGGGACGTTAAACGATATGGTAGTGACCGGGAACTGATCCAGATGATTGATCGAGAGCGGTGCAAAACGCTGCTCCACTTTAGCGATGGCGCTGAGCGGTACCATACCGCCATCGCTGCTGGTCAGACGGATCGTATCCAGCGCCGCCAGCCCAGGCGTGTTTTCGGTATTGTGTTCCAGTACCACGCGATACTGATTCGCCTGAGTATAGATCGTGGAAATCAGGCGCTGGCCGAAGGCGTTATACAGCGCATTATCAACATCCGCCATGCTGATCCCCAACCGACTGGCGCTGTCGCGATCCACATTTACATACGCCACCAGCCCCTGGTCCTGCCAGTCGCTGCTGACGTCAGAAAGCTGCGGCAACGCCTGCAATTTTTCCATCAACTGCGGCACCCAGGTGCTGAGGGCATCCAGCGAGGTGGCCTGTAGCGTGAACTGATACTGCGTCCGACTCACCTGGGTATCAATCGTCAGATCCTGCGTCGGTTGCAGGTACAGGTTGACGCCCGGTACGCTTGCCACCGCGTCCTGCAAACGGGCGATCACTTTCTGAACGCGGTCGTCACGCTTGTCGAGCGGCTTCAGGTTGATTTGCAGACGCGCACTGTTCAGCGACGGGTTGGTGCCATCGACACCAACAAAGGACGTCAGACTCTCAACTGCCGGATCTTTCAAAATCACGTCAGACACCTGGCGCTGGCGCTGGGCCATGTTGGTAAAGGAACTGGACTGCGGTGCCTGTAGCGTGCCCTGAATGATGCCGTTATCCTGGACAGGGAAGAAGCCCTTTGGAATAAACACCCACAGCATGATGCTTAACAGTAGGGTGCCCAGCGCCACGCTCAGCGTCAG
The DNA window shown above is from Citrobacter farmeri and carries:
- the mdtC gene encoding multidrug efflux RND transporter permease subunit MdtC, with amino-acid sequence MKFFALFIYRPVATILISLAITLCGVLGFRLLPVAPLPQVDFPVIMVSASLPGASPETMASSVATPLERSLGRIAGVSEMTSSSSLGSTRIILQFNFDRDINGAARDVQAAINAAQSLLPSGMPSRPTYRKANPSDAPIMILTLTSETYSQGELYDFASTQLAQTIAQIDGVGDVDVGGSSLPAVRVGLNPQALFNQGVSLDDVRTAISNANVRKPQGALEDTTHRWQIQTNDELKTAAEYQPLIIHYNNGGAVRLGDVATVTDSVQDVRNAGMTNAKPAILLMIRKLPEANIIQTVDSIRVRLPELQSTIPASIDMQIAQDRSPTIRASLEEVEQTLIISVALVILVVFLFLRSTRATLIPAVAVPVSLIGTFAAMYLCGFSLNNLSLMALTIATGFVVDDAIVVLENISRHLEAGMKPLQAALQGTREVGFTVLSMSLSLVAVFLPLLLMGGLPGRLLREFAVTLSVAIGISLLVSLTLTPMMCGWMLKSSQPREQKRLRGFGRMLVALQQGYGKSLKWVLNHTRLVGVVLLGTIALNIWLYISIPKTFFPEQDTGVLMGGIQADQSISFQAMRGKLQDFMKIIRDDPAVDNVTGFTGGSRVNSGMMFITLKPRDERRETAQQVIDRLRVKLAKEPGANLFLMAVQDIRVGGRQSNASYQYTLLSDDLAALREWEPKIRKALAALPQLADVNSDQQDNGAEMNLIYDRETMSRLGIDVQAANSLLNNAFGQRQISTIYQPMNQYKVVMEVDPRYTKDISALEKMYVINSDGKAIPLSWFAKWQPANAPLSVNHQGLSAASTVSFNLPTGSSLSEASDAIQRAMTQLGVPSTVRGSFAGTAQVFQETMNSQVILIIAAIATVYIVLGMLYESYVHPLTILSTLPSAGVGALLALEIFDAPFSLIALIGIMLLIGIVKKNAIMMVDFALEAQRHGNLTPEQAIFQACLLRFRPIMMTTLAALFGALPLVISGGDGSELRQPLGITIVGGLVMSQLLTLYTTPVVYLFFDRLRLRFSRKHRKPITET
- a CDS encoding MFS transporter, with amino-acid sequence MTELPNSTRWQLWIVAFGFFMQSLDTTIVNTALPSMAKSLGESPLHMHMVVVSYVLTVAVMLPASGWLADKIGVRNIFFTAIVLFTLGSLFCAGSSTLNELVMARVLQGVGGAMMVPVGRLTVMKIVPREQYMAAMTFVTLPGQIGPLLGPALGGILVEYASWHWIFLINLPVGIIGAIATLMLMPNYTMQTRRFDLSGFLLLATGMAVLTIALDGSKGMGISPFTLGALAVCGVTAILLYLKHARGNPRALFSLHLFRTPTFSLGLSGSFAGRVGSGMLPFMTPVFLQIGLGFSPFHAGLMMIPMVLGSMGMKRIVVQVVNRFGYRRVLVTTTLGLSVVTLLFMSTALLGWYYLLPLVLFVQGMVNSTRFSSMNTLTLKDLPDELASSGNSLLSMIMQLSMSIGVTVAGLLLGMFGQQHIMVDSGTSHIVFMYTWLCMAFIIALPAVIFARVPNDTHKNVVIARRKRRT